A stretch of Paenibacillus mucilaginosus 3016 DNA encodes these proteins:
- a CDS encoding SMI1/KNR4 family protein — translation METVYQEIDAVIAKMQAALEEKREQHPDHYAKYPMQLMTTAEDQALRSVTGTWSLPEEYLYFLKHYVPESVSWSTDEYMNMDIYGAKDLLQGQSGYNYNHVTDEVIADWPRDYLVIASDEGDPYCIDLSRGDTVIYTAVHGAGSWDFSVAYDNLLEFLHSMLRPASTGEWEDGADEPYDYCHVYITGPGTDKIKTWVFIKKRFSCDYAQAKTYLEAAPLLVYKGLDSGAVKLVDELKSIGADYELRQISQDEFLGIGSYRS, via the coding sequence GCGAAAATGCAGGCGGCTTTAGAGGAGAAGCGGGAACAACATCCCGATCATTACGCCAAATATCCCATGCAGCTGATGACCACAGCAGAGGATCAGGCGCTCCGCAGCGTTACCGGCACATGGAGTCTGCCTGAGGAATACTTGTACTTCTTGAAGCATTATGTCCCCGAATCGGTATCCTGGAGTACGGACGAATATATGAACATGGATATTTATGGTGCCAAGGATCTCCTGCAAGGGCAGTCGGGGTACAATTATAATCATGTTACGGATGAAGTCATTGCGGACTGGCCGAGGGACTATCTGGTCATTGCTTCGGATGAAGGCGATCCCTATTGTATCGATCTCTCGAGAGGGGATACGGTTATTTATACCGCGGTACATGGAGCAGGATCGTGGGATTTCTCCGTTGCTTACGACAATCTGTTAGAGTTTCTTCATAGTATGCTGCGGCCGGCAAGTACCGGGGAGTGGGAGGACGGTGCGGATGAACCATATGACTACTGCCATGTTTATATTACCGGACCAGGCACCGACAAGATCAAAACATGGGTGTTCATCAAAAAAAGGTTCTCCTGCGATTATGCACAAGCGAAAACCTATCTGGAGGCGGCTCCTCTGCTAGTCTATAAGGGCCTTGACTCGGGTGCGGTTAAACTGGTGGACGAACTGAAGAGCATCGGAGCGGACTATGAACTGCGCCAGATTAGTCAGGACGAATTCTTAGGCATCGGAAGCTATAGATCATAG
- a CDS encoding GH1 family beta-glucosidase, translated as MTIFQFPPDFRWGVATAAYQIEGATQEDGRGLSIWDTFARTPGKVLNGDNGDVACDSYHRWTEDIALMKQLGVTMYRFSIAWPRIYPNGTGEVNEKGLEFYETFVDALLEAGIEPLCTLYHWDLPQKLQDSGGWTNRETIDAFVHYSETVFKRLNGKIKNWITFNEPWCVSFLSHELGAHAPGWTDFQAALDVAHHLLVAHGRTVRRFRELGMAGAIGYAPNTEWFVPYSRSEADLQAAKRRHDYFNTWFFEPVFRGSYPQEQTAHYESKGFKLNIQPGDMEDISQPIDFVGINYYTGGVAKDAPGQGILDIEVVDTEMEKTDFDWNVYPEGFYQVLRWVKDTYGDIPIFITENGACYEAEKKDGRVKDRRRTQFLRRHLIALHRAIESGVNVKGYMQWSLLDNFEWAYGYTKPFGLVHVDFRTLERTPKESFYWYRSVARNNWFSTNDEY; from the coding sequence ATGACCATTTTCCAATTTCCACCGGACTTCCGCTGGGGAGTCGCTACCGCCGCATACCAAATCGAAGGCGCAACCCAAGAGGATGGGCGAGGGCTGTCCATCTGGGATACGTTCGCCAGAACGCCGGGCAAGGTACTGAATGGGGATAACGGCGACGTTGCCTGCGACAGCTACCACCGCTGGACAGAGGATATTGCGCTGATGAAGCAGCTCGGCGTGACGATGTACCGCTTCTCCATCGCTTGGCCGCGCATATATCCGAATGGAACGGGCGAGGTGAATGAGAAGGGCCTCGAATTCTACGAGACCTTCGTGGACGCGCTGCTGGAGGCGGGGATCGAGCCGCTCTGCACGCTGTACCATTGGGATCTGCCGCAGAAGCTGCAGGACAGCGGGGGCTGGACGAACCGGGAGACGATCGATGCCTTCGTCCATTATTCGGAGACGGTATTCAAGCGTCTGAACGGCAAGATCAAGAACTGGATCACGTTTAACGAACCGTGGTGCGTCTCCTTCCTCTCCCATGAACTCGGCGCGCACGCACCGGGCTGGACCGATTTTCAGGCCGCGCTGGATGTGGCGCATCACCTGCTGGTGGCCCACGGCCGCACGGTGCGCCGGTTCCGGGAGCTGGGCATGGCAGGAGCGATCGGCTACGCGCCGAACACCGAATGGTTCGTGCCTTACAGCCGGAGCGAGGCAGACCTGCAGGCCGCGAAGCGCCGTCACGACTACTTCAATACTTGGTTCTTCGAGCCGGTGTTCCGGGGCAGCTATCCGCAGGAGCAGACGGCCCACTATGAGTCCAAGGGCTTCAAGCTGAACATTCAGCCGGGCGACATGGAGGATATCTCCCAGCCGATCGACTTCGTAGGCATCAACTATTATACGGGCGGTGTGGCCAAGGATGCGCCGGGGCAGGGCATCTTGGATATTGAGGTGGTCGATACGGAGATGGAGAAGACGGACTTCGACTGGAACGTCTATCCCGAGGGCTTCTACCAGGTGCTCCGCTGGGTGAAGGATACCTATGGCGATATCCCGATCTTCATCACGGAGAACGGCGCCTGCTACGAGGCGGAGAAGAAGGACGGCAGGGTGAAGGACCGCAGGCGCACGCAGTTCCTGCGCCGTCATCTGATCGCGCTGCACCGTGCTATCGAGTCGGGCGTGAATGTGAAAGGGTACATGCAGTGGTCTCTGCTCGATAACTTTGAGTGGGCTTACGGCTACACCAAGCCGTTCGGACTCGTTCATGTGGACTTCCGCACGCTGGAGCGGACACCCAAAGAAAGCTTCTATTGGTATCGCAGCGTCGCGCGAAACAACTGGTTCTCGACGAATGACGAATACTAG
- a CDS encoding stalk domain-containing protein has translation MVDNGRLIDTSNDSPILYNEKTYVPLRLVSEALGYEVTWDGTVQAIHFNLPKASYPLLQNEGVELLSAEPKYEIMTALDSSRYLGSINLEIVYQTRRIWIGSRSLRWSS, from the coding sequence CTGGTCGATAACGGCCGGCTGATCGACACCTCGAACGACTCTCCGATTCTCTATAATGAGAAGACGTATGTCCCTCTCCGGCTGGTCAGTGAGGCGCTCGGCTATGAAGTCACTTGGGATGGTACCGTACAAGCAATCCATTTCAATCTTCCGAAAGCAAGTTATCCTCTGCTGCAGAATGAGGGCGTGGAGCTCCTCTCGGCCGAACCCAAATACGAGATCATGACAGCGCTAGACAGCTCGCGCTATCTCGGTTCCATCAATCTTGAAATTGTTTATCAGACCCGGAGGATTTGGATCGGGAGCCGATCTTTACGCTGGAGCAGTTGA